In Phragmites australis chromosome 18, lpPhrAust1.1, whole genome shotgun sequence, the genomic window CAAATCCACATGGCCTCCACAATGCCGCTCCATCTCGCGCTGCTCCTGTACCTCCTGGTCTCGCCGGCCGCGGCGGGCGCCTGTGCGGGTGAGAAGTTCCCGGCTGGGAAGACATACGAGACGTGCGAGGACCTCCCAAAGCTCGGCGCCTCGCTGCACTGGACCTACGACGCGTCCAAGAACACGCTGTCGATGGCGTTCGTGGCCGCTCCCGCCGCGTCCAACGGGTGGGTGGCGTGGGGGCTCAACCCCACGGGCGAGGGCATGGCCGGCGCGCAGGCGCTGGTGGCGCTCAAGGGGTCCGGGTCCTCCGCTCTCACCGTGAAGACGTACAATATCACGGGCTACGTCCCCCTCGGCGGCGCCTCGACGCCCATCGCGTTTCCGGCCACCGACCTCGCCGCggacgccggcagcggcggcaagaTCCGGCTGTACAGCAAGCTGCA contains:
- the LOC133898304 gene encoding auxin-induced in root cultures protein 12-like — protein: MASTMPLHLALLLYLLVSPAAAGACAGEKFPAGKTYETCEDLPKLGASLHWTYDASKNTLSMAFVAAPAASNGWVAWGLNPTGEGMAGAQALVALKGSGSSALTVKTYNITGYVPLGGASTPIAFPATDLAADAGSGGKIRLYSKLQLHKGMKAVNHVWQVGSSVTGGAPDKHAFGADNLASKSKLVLAGKAPASSPAPAPAPEAGSGGSDSGAASQVAPSAGKSASAAAAAGVSAPALLALALVGFLAMV